A window from Halomicrobium urmianum encodes these proteins:
- a CDS encoding ribbon-helix-helix protein, CopG family — MNDGALDMEVVTLELTEEELEAIDEKAFAEHRDNREAAIRDLFDEWLKARED; from the coding sequence ATGAACGACGGCGCGCTGGACATGGAGGTGGTCACGCTCGAGCTCACCGAGGAGGAGCTGGAGGCCATCGACGAGAAGGCCTTCGCTGAGCACCGGGACAACCGCGAGGCGGCGATCCGGGACCTGTTCGACGAGTGGCTGAAGGCCCGCGAGGACTGA
- the thiD gene encoding bifunctional hydroxymethylpyrimidine kinase/phosphomethylpyrimidine kinase: protein MTRQPAPVRPPVVLTIAGSDAGGGAGIQADLKTIEAGGAFGTSAITSVTAQNTRGVESTHLLPREEIEAQIEAVRGDFDVAAVKTGMLATTGVVDLVAERAPDLPNLVVDPVMVAASGDRLLEPEAEAAYEDLIAEARLVTPNADEAEVLTGIEVTEPEAAREAGERLVEAGAEAALVKGGHVSGDDVVDALVSGDAVRTFRHDRVDTDATHGSGCTLSSAIAARLARGDALEAAVGAGIDLLSRAVRYNLDVGEGPGAVHHAVALRNDAARAGTAAAVESVATALAEADAGTLTPSSGPTVVGATPHAETPADVAAVEGDSGAAELRADRGVRFGTAGDPAERLLAAREADPSLRFAVDCRRSDALRSAVDGPVATAEAGADVGVQRAVAAVDGTPAAVEVTDADLLTLVAADADRLAHRVQALSAALSA from the coding sequence ATGACGCGACAGCCCGCACCGGTCCGACCGCCGGTCGTGCTGACGATCGCCGGCAGCGACGCCGGCGGGGGCGCCGGGATCCAGGCCGACCTCAAGACGATCGAGGCCGGCGGGGCCTTCGGGACCAGCGCGATAACGAGCGTGACCGCCCAGAACACCCGCGGCGTCGAGAGCACGCACCTGCTGCCCCGGGAGGAGATCGAGGCGCAGATCGAGGCCGTCCGCGGGGACTTCGACGTCGCCGCGGTCAAGACGGGGATGCTCGCGACGACCGGGGTCGTCGACCTGGTCGCCGAGCGCGCGCCCGACCTGCCGAACCTCGTGGTCGATCCCGTGATGGTCGCGGCCTCCGGGGACCGACTGCTCGAACCTGAGGCGGAGGCGGCCTACGAGGACCTGATCGCCGAGGCGCGCCTCGTGACCCCCAACGCCGACGAGGCCGAGGTGCTGACCGGGATCGAGGTGACCGAGCCCGAGGCCGCCCGCGAGGCGGGCGAGCGCCTGGTCGAGGCGGGCGCCGAGGCCGCGCTCGTCAAGGGCGGCCACGTGTCCGGCGACGACGTCGTCGACGCCCTCGTCAGCGGCGACGCGGTCCGGACGTTCCGCCACGACCGCGTGGACACCGACGCGACCCACGGATCGGGGTGTACCCTCTCCAGCGCGATCGCCGCTCGCCTGGCCCGCGGCGACGCCCTCGAAGCCGCGGTCGGCGCGGGGATCGACCTGCTCTCGCGGGCGGTCCGGTACAACCTCGACGTTGGCGAGGGGCCCGGCGCAGTCCACCACGCCGTCGCCCTCCGGAACGACGCCGCGCGCGCCGGGACCGCCGCGGCCGTCGAGTCGGTCGCGACGGCGCTGGCCGAGGCCGACGCCGGGACGCTGACCCCGTCGAGCGGACCGACCGTCGTCGGCGCGACTCCCCACGCCGAGACGCCCGCGGACGTCGCGGCCGTCGAGGGCGACTCCGGGGCGGCGGAACTGCGGGCGGACCGCGGCGTCCGCTTCGGGACCGCCGGCGACCCGGCCGAGCGCCTGCTCGCCGCCCGAGAGGCCGATCCGTCGCTGCGGTTCGCCGTCGACTGCCGCCGGTCCGATGCCCTCCGCTCGGCCGTCGATGGACCGGTCGCGACCGCCGAGGCGGGGGCGGACGTGGGGGTCCAGCGGGCCGTGGCCGCCGTCGACGGGACGCCGGCGGCCGTCGAGGTGACCGACGCCGACCTGCTCACGCTCGTCGCGGCGGACGCCGACCGGCTGGCACACCGGGTGCAGGCCCTCTCGGCGGCACTGTCGGCGTAG
- a CDS encoding M48 family metallopeptidase: protein MRHPGLKARMAIAGSILFAFYAVAAVVAMGMFDAPLALVLAGSVVFVGFQYKVGKWMAIRSVGAEDMPEDQFPEIHRRVEYLSEDMGIEKPRLMVARMGVPNAFAVGRKGAGTVVVSQELLAMLDADEVEGVLAHELAHIRNRDVVMMVLGQGVASIVAIVAQWIVLLTGDNEIVDFFLAIVVGQIVQMLVMVFVLAISRYREYVADADAAAEVGGEPLASALEKISAGNERARESAVDENVSALCIFGQERGLIATLFASHPPVEKRIERLRN from the coding sequence ATGCGACACCCAGGTCTGAAAGCGCGGATGGCGATCGCGGGATCGATCCTGTTCGCGTTCTACGCCGTCGCCGCGGTGGTGGCGATGGGGATGTTCGACGCGCCGCTGGCTCTCGTGCTGGCCGGCAGCGTCGTCTTCGTGGGGTTCCAGTACAAGGTCGGGAAGTGGATGGCGATCCGGTCGGTCGGCGCCGAGGACATGCCCGAGGACCAGTTCCCGGAGATCCACCGCCGCGTCGAGTACCTCTCCGAGGACATGGGCATCGAGAAGCCGCGGCTGATGGTCGCCCGGATGGGCGTGCCCAACGCCTTCGCCGTCGGGCGGAAGGGGGCCGGCACGGTCGTCGTGAGCCAGGAGCTGCTGGCGATGCTCGACGCCGACGAGGTCGAGGGCGTCCTCGCCCACGAACTGGCCCACATCCGCAACCGCGACGTAGTGATGATGGTGCTGGGCCAGGGCGTGGCCTCCATCGTCGCCATCGTCGCCCAGTGGATCGTGCTGCTGACGGGCGACAACGAGATCGTCGACTTCTTCCTGGCCATCGTGGTCGGCCAGATCGTCCAGATGCTCGTGATGGTCTTCGTGCTGGCCATCTCGCGGTACCGCGAGTACGTGGCCGACGCCGACGCCGCGGCCGAGGTCGGCGGGGAACCGCTGGCCAGCGCCCTGGAGAAGATCAGCGCCGGCAACGAGCGGGCCCGCGAGTCCGCCGTCGACGAGAACGTCAGCGCGCTGTGCATCTTCGGCCAGGAGCGGGGCCTGATCGCGACGCTGTTCGCCTCGCACCCGCCCGTCGAGAAGCGCATCGAGCGCCTGCGTAACTGA
- a CDS encoding NAD(P)H-hydrate dehydratase: MNDLLSELSTAADSEKGDNGRVSIVGGSIEYPGPPALSGLAALRTGTDVARILTSERAVDTVAGFSPNLLAGRFTGDVLTADSVSKALTLAEWSDAVVIGPGLENPHPDAIREIVDGIDVPLVIDATAIGAALDADVGTAVVTPDAAEVDAIEDEYGSLDDFARETEVVVVSKGAEDEIIDGEQRWTNDVGSPAMTVAGTGDTLAGIVGSLLGQGLRPAKAARLGPWIAGRAGVLAADEYGTGIVATDVIERIPRAIREGR; encoded by the coding sequence GTGAACGACCTCCTGAGCGAGCTCTCGACGGCAGCGGACTCCGAGAAGGGCGACAACGGGCGCGTGAGCATCGTCGGCGGCAGCATCGAGTACCCCGGTCCGCCGGCGCTCTCGGGGCTGGCGGCGCTCCGGACCGGGACCGACGTCGCGCGGATCCTCACCTCCGAGCGCGCCGTCGACACCGTCGCCGGGTTCTCGCCGAACCTGCTCGCCGGTCGGTTCACCGGCGACGTCCTGACGGCGGACTCGGTCAGCAAGGCGCTGACGCTGGCCGAGTGGTCCGACGCCGTGGTGATCGGGCCGGGCCTGGAGAACCCACACCCCGACGCGATCAGGGAGATCGTCGACGGGATCGACGTCCCCCTCGTGATCGACGCGACCGCCATCGGGGCGGCGCTCGACGCCGACGTCGGGACCGCCGTGGTGACGCCCGACGCCGCCGAGGTGGACGCCATCGAGGACGAGTACGGCTCGCTGGACGACTTCGCGCGGGAGACGGAGGTCGTGGTCGTCTCGAAGGGCGCGGAGGACGAGATCATCGACGGCGAGCAGCGGTGGACCAACGACGTCGGGTCGCCCGCCATGACCGTCGCCGGGACCGGCGACACCCTCGCCGGGATCGTCGGATCGCTGCTCGGACAGGGACTGAGGCCAGCGAAAGCGGCGCGGCTCGGCCCGTGGATCGCCGGCCGTGCGGGCGTGCTCGCCGCGGACGAGTACGGTACCGGCATCGTCGCGACCGACGTCATCGAACGGATCCCGCGGGCGATTCGGGAGGGGCGATAG
- the mutS gene encoding DNA mismatch repair protein MutS — MTEATGIVGEFLALKEETDADLLAMQCGDFYEFFDEDAEIVADELDLKVSQKSSHGSSYPMAGVPVDDLTPYVSALVERGYRVAVADQYDTADGHAREITRVVTPGTHLETSDDAAQYLAAVVEADADDAYGLAVADVTTGEFHVTQVDGEDARARVGTELYKFDPAEVLPGPTLRSADEFVDRVRERTDAAMTLHDTESFAPGRARHRVREQFGRETLESVGVAGQQAAIRAAGAVLSYVEETGVGTLASVTRLQAYGATDHVELDATTQRNLELTETMQGESDGSLFETVDHTVTSAGGRLLRQWLQRPRRDRAELTRRQSCVSALAEAALAREELRETLDGAYDLERLGAKAVSGSADARDLRAVGETLALFERVADLVAESDRLAESPLADALEGADRAAATDLADELDAALVEDPPGTVTQGGLFRRGYDEDLDAVIEDHEDALEWIDTLPEREKRRTGITHLSVDRNKTDGYYIQVGNSETDQVPEEYERIKSLKNSERYTVPDLREREREVMRLEEQRHDMERDLFDELRERVGERAALLQDVGRALAELDAVAALATHAVRNDWTRPELTEGRELDVEAGRHPVVERTTEFVPNDLRMDGDRQFLVVTGPNMSGKSTYMRQAALITLLAQVGSFVPARSARIGLVDGIYTRVGALDELAQGRSTFMVEMQELSNILHSATEDSLVILDEVGRGTATYDGISIAWAATEYLANQIRSKTLFATHYHELTTLGEEIPTVHNVHVAADETDGEVTFLRTVRDGPTNRSYGVHVADLAGVPEPVVDRSRDVLERLREDKAIEVQGSDRSGGDGTEQVVFDLGSGELTAEGSDSSQQQVATDGSQMEAPASDSSGQSLDPETEAVLDELGDLDVNETPPVELMAKVQEWQSELDDA; from the coding sequence ATGACAGAGGCGACGGGCATCGTGGGGGAGTTCCTCGCGCTCAAGGAGGAGACGGACGCGGACCTGCTGGCCATGCAGTGCGGGGACTTCTACGAGTTCTTCGACGAGGACGCGGAGATCGTTGCCGACGAACTGGACCTGAAGGTCTCCCAGAAGTCCTCGCACGGGTCGTCGTACCCGATGGCGGGCGTGCCCGTCGACGACCTGACGCCGTACGTCTCCGCGCTGGTCGAGCGGGGCTACCGGGTCGCCGTCGCCGACCAGTACGACACCGCGGACGGCCACGCGCGCGAGATCACCCGCGTCGTCACGCCGGGGACGCACCTGGAGACCAGCGACGACGCGGCCCAGTACCTCGCGGCGGTCGTCGAGGCCGACGCGGACGACGCCTACGGGCTGGCCGTCGCCGACGTGACCACGGGCGAGTTCCACGTCACGCAGGTCGACGGCGAGGACGCCCGCGCCCGCGTCGGGACGGAGCTGTACAAGTTCGACCCCGCGGAGGTCCTTCCGGGGCCGACCCTCCGATCCGCCGACGAGTTCGTCGACCGCGTGCGCGAGCGGACCGACGCGGCGATGACGCTGCACGACACCGAGTCGTTCGCGCCGGGGCGCGCCCGCCACCGCGTCCGCGAGCAGTTCGGCCGGGAGACCCTCGAGAGCGTCGGCGTTGCAGGCCAGCAGGCGGCGATCAGAGCGGCCGGGGCCGTCCTCTCGTACGTCGAGGAGACCGGTGTCGGGACGCTGGCCTCCGTCACGCGCCTGCAGGCCTACGGCGCGACCGACCACGTCGAACTGGACGCGACGACCCAGCGCAACCTCGAGCTCACCGAGACGATGCAGGGCGAGAGCGACGGGTCGCTGTTCGAGACGGTCGACCACACCGTCACCTCCGCCGGCGGGCGCCTGCTGCGCCAGTGGCTCCAGCGCCCGCGCCGGGACCGCGCCGAGCTGACCCGTCGGCAGTCCTGCGTGAGCGCCCTCGCCGAGGCCGCGCTGGCTCGCGAGGAACTGCGCGAGACGCTCGACGGCGCCTACGACCTGGAGCGCCTGGGCGCGAAGGCCGTCTCGGGCAGCGCCGACGCGCGGGACCTCCGGGCCGTCGGCGAGACGCTTGCGCTGTTCGAGCGCGTGGCCGATCTGGTCGCCGAGTCGGACCGGCTGGCGGAGTCGCCGCTGGCCGACGCGCTGGAGGGAGCAGACCGTGCGGCCGCGACCGACCTCGCCGACGAACTCGACGCCGCGCTGGTCGAGGACCCGCCGGGCACCGTCACCCAGGGCGGCCTGTTCCGCCGGGGCTACGACGAGGACCTCGACGCCGTGATCGAGGACCACGAGGACGCGCTGGAGTGGATCGACACGCTCCCCGAGCGCGAGAAACGGCGGACGGGGATCACTCACCTCTCCGTGGATCGCAACAAGACGGACGGTTACTACATCCAGGTGGGCAACAGCGAGACCGACCAGGTGCCCGAGGAGTACGAGCGCATCAAGTCGCTGAAGAACTCCGAGCGCTACACCGTTCCGGACCTCCGCGAGCGCGAGCGCGAGGTGATGCGCCTGGAGGAGCAGCGCCACGACATGGAGCGGGACCTGTTCGACGAACTGCGGGAGCGGGTTGGCGAGCGCGCCGCGCTGCTGCAGGACGTCGGCCGCGCGCTGGCGGAACTGGACGCCGTCGCCGCGCTGGCGACCCACGCCGTCCGCAACGACTGGACCCGGCCGGAACTCACCGAGGGCCGGGAACTGGACGTCGAGGCCGGCCGCCACCCCGTCGTCGAGCGCACCACGGAGTTCGTGCCCAACGACCTCCGGATGGACGGGGATCGGCAGTTCCTCGTCGTCACCGGCCCCAACATGTCCGGGAAGTCCACGTACATGCGACAGGCGGCGCTGATCACGCTGCTCGCGCAGGTCGGGAGCTTCGTCCCGGCGCGGTCCGCTCGAATCGGCCTCGTCGACGGCATCTACACGCGCGTCGGCGCGCTCGACGAACTCGCGCAGGGGCGCTCGACGTTCATGGTCGAGATGCAGGAGCTCTCGAACATCCTCCACTCCGCGACGGAGGACTCCCTCGTGATCCTGGACGAGGTCGGCCGCGGGACGGCCACCTACGACGGCATCTCCATCGCGTGGGCGGCGACCGAGTATCTGGCGAACCAGATCAGGTCGAAGACCCTCTTCGCCACCCACTATCACGAGCTCACGACGCTGGGCGAGGAGATCCCGACGGTGCACAACGTCCACGTCGCCGCCGACGAGACCGACGGCGAGGTCACGTTCCTGCGGACGGTCCGCGACGGGCCGACCAATCGGTCGTACGGGGTGCACGTCGCGGACCTCGCCGGCGTCCCCGAACCGGTCGTCGACCGCTCGCGGGACGTCCTCGAACGGCTCCGCGAGGACAAGGCGATCGAAGTGCAGGGCAGCGACCGGTCCGGTGGCGACGGCACGGAACAGGTCGTCTTCGACCTCGGCTCGGGCGAGCTCACCGCTGAGGGGTCGGACAGCAGCCAGCAACAGGTCGCGACCGACGGCAGCCAGATGGAAGCGCCCGCGAGCGACTCGAGCGGTCAGTCGCTCGATCCGGAGACGGAAGCCGTCCTCGACGAACTCGGCGATCTCGACGTCAACGAGACGCCGCCCGTCGAGCTGATGGCGAAGGTCCAGGAGTGGCAGTCGGAACTGGACGACGCGTAG
- a CDS encoding methyl-accepting chemotaxis protein encodes MNQITGLLNRLVPGRDPSFAEAGSGAAPDDRTATGSGERRVADGGVRSEGGPATDDAADVSGDGAEDENAGDEADRGDGTASRRAPDSRLVTAGLRPEDVLDALPFCIFVMAPDHEVLAWNSGAEELCGTDREDVVGTAESATAFYQDDRRSKTLADKIVDAPRTAHEQYGVNRNGDVGVIRYEDESTMLDASGEEIPIWFTAQPLFDEHGDLECVVEMVYDQSDQVEREAAIRSLVEEVATTLDAVGSGDLSVRAQAPAEAEAVLDDEVVEVVTHVNEMAGTLETLTDDIREKVEYVCDLADETASAMDEADDRTEEQLELLQEVADEMSSFSASMEEIAATADQVSTSAQQAREAAESGQDASASADEATEEIVEAGERVEAEMDELETQLDEIVEIVEVIEDIAEQTNLLALNANIEAARAGEDGSGFTVVAEEVKSLANETQERTAEIADQIDVIDEQTDATVEAVADSNRRLEEAGEQIETALEAMDATADAIDEAATGVEELARANDDQASRVEEVTATVESAEDLSEEVNDLATRATEVAEEQDEVLQDLNDTARDLRND; translated from the coding sequence ATGAACCAGATAACGGGATTGCTCAACAGGTTAGTACCGGGTCGCGACCCGTCGTTCGCGGAGGCTGGATCGGGAGCCGCGCCCGACGACCGGACGGCGACCGGCTCGGGCGAGCGGCGGGTCGCCGACGGCGGGGTGCGGTCAGAGGGCGGTCCCGCGACCGACGACGCTGCCGACGTGTCCGGCGACGGCGCCGAGGACGAAAACGCCGGGGACGAGGCCGACCGCGGCGACGGGACCGCCTCGCGGCGAGCGCCCGACAGCCGGCTCGTGACCGCGGGGCTGCGGCCGGAGGACGTCCTCGACGCGCTGCCCTTCTGTATCTTCGTGATGGCGCCCGACCACGAGGTGCTGGCCTGGAACAGCGGCGCCGAGGAGCTGTGCGGCACCGACCGCGAGGACGTCGTCGGCACCGCGGAGTCGGCGACGGCGTTCTACCAGGACGACCGGCGCTCGAAGACGCTGGCGGACAAGATCGTCGACGCGCCGCGGACCGCCCACGAGCAGTACGGCGTCAACCGGAACGGAGACGTCGGCGTGATCCGCTACGAGGACGAGAGCACGATGCTCGACGCCAGCGGCGAGGAGATCCCCATCTGGTTCACCGCGCAGCCGCTGTTCGACGAGCACGGCGACCTCGAGTGCGTCGTCGAGATGGTGTACGACCAGAGCGACCAGGTCGAACGCGAGGCGGCCATCCGGTCGCTCGTCGAGGAGGTCGCGACGACGCTGGACGCGGTCGGTAGCGGCGACCTCTCGGTCCGGGCACAGGCCCCGGCGGAGGCCGAGGCGGTCCTCGACGACGAGGTCGTCGAGGTCGTCACCCACGTCAACGAGATGGCCGGGACGCTGGAGACGCTGACCGACGACATCCGGGAGAAGGTCGAGTACGTCTGCGACCTCGCCGACGAGACGGCGTCGGCCATGGACGAGGCCGACGACCGCACCGAGGAGCAACTCGAGCTGCTCCAGGAGGTCGCCGACGAGATGTCCTCCTTCTCCGCCTCGATGGAGGAGATCGCCGCGACCGCTGACCAGGTCTCGACCAGCGCCCAGCAGGCCCGCGAGGCCGCCGAGAGCGGCCAGGACGCGTCCGCCTCCGCCGACGAGGCCACCGAGGAGATCGTCGAGGCCGGCGAGCGCGTCGAGGCGGAGATGGACGAACTGGAGACCCAGCTCGACGAGATCGTCGAGATCGTCGAGGTCATCGAGGACATCGCCGAGCAGACGAACCTGCTGGCGCTGAACGCCAACATCGAGGCCGCCCGCGCCGGCGAGGACGGCAGCGGGTTCACCGTCGTCGCCGAGGAGGTCAAGAGCCTCGCCAACGAGACCCAGGAGCGGACCGCGGAGATCGCCGACCAGATCGACGTCATCGACGAGCAGACCGACGCCACGGTCGAGGCCGTGGCCGACTCGAACCGGCGCCTGGAGGAGGCCGGCGAGCAGATCGAGACCGCCCTCGAGGCCATGGACGCGACCGCCGACGCCATCGACGAGGCCGCGACCGGCGTCGAGGAGCTCGCCCGCGCCAACGACGACCAGGCCAGCCGCGTCGAGGAGGTGACCGCGACTGTCGAGAGCGCCGAGGACCTCTCCGAGGAGGTCAACGACCTCGCGACCAGGGCCACCGAGGTCGCCGAGGAGCAGGACGAGGTGCTGCAGGACCTCAACGACACCGCCCGGGACCTCCGCAACGACTAG
- a CDS encoding CARDB domain-containing protein produces the protein MAVLRRGLLTLALAMLLVSGGLTPALGSGPDPAVAGVLDPEAAEDRFPVVRAGSGSGAPAQQVDGDEEIGATQAFALAPERPGEVTVTLDYSVPERVVSLNTTVPEGATLVETESFERDEGRRYAWTGDDNTASITYRHEVNETIQTGGPEAADGRYVYAGVGDWALFARPSMPTNWTYRGSEPLGFERRTRTVGNGTAGEWLVYLGEYEEYGREANGQRFQLIVPAAADLATDREAVLDSLARASDDFRVGDRDDEVFVVAAPTGRVGWGVRGAQTGDADMWVRDVQRLDTADNVWLHEYVHTRQRFRSTSETVWLNEGTATYYGALLSLEQGLIGFEAFADMLADGEHATYEEVVLSNSSTWVGHANYERGALIAGRLDLAIRRATGGERSLQDAVRQSNTRNDRLTQSALLATLGETGGDRATDAGRRYTERTATATMWNASTHSAAFGEVPARIDYSLPDPTHFNSFGVDGPYRVGSVGGSEPIRLVPGESLTVRARVNNSGGAAGDYAVPLTVDGTVVERAYGTVEAGESTTAQLNHTFDDPGRYEVGVDEDAVTVVVEQPATAAVTGLRVDRTTIRQGGRITATATVANDADRPGRATVNFTRGSEVVERRTVQLPSGTTGEVQAEIALPEAGTVSVGAENAGSTEIRVEPVHEGVNGSDGTPAATPDAETTAADPSATTTPGESTDGSGAGFGAVALAAAVALALLGRRL, from the coding sequence ATGGCGGTGCTTCGCCGCGGGCTACTGACGCTCGCGCTGGCGATGCTGCTGGTGTCCGGCGGGCTGACCCCGGCACTCGGCAGCGGGCCGGACCCAGCCGTCGCCGGCGTCCTCGACCCGGAGGCCGCCGAGGACCGGTTCCCCGTCGTCCGCGCCGGAAGCGGGAGCGGCGCACCGGCCCAGCAGGTCGACGGGGACGAGGAGATCGGCGCGACCCAGGCCTTCGCGCTGGCGCCCGAGCGGCCGGGTGAAGTGACCGTCACGCTCGACTACTCCGTCCCGGAGCGGGTGGTGAGCCTGAACACGACCGTCCCAGAGGGCGCGACGCTCGTAGAGACAGAGTCGTTCGAGCGCGACGAGGGGCGGCGCTACGCCTGGACCGGCGACGACAACACCGCGTCGATCACCTACCGGCACGAGGTCAACGAGACCATCCAGACGGGCGGACCGGAAGCCGCCGACGGGCGCTACGTCTACGCCGGCGTCGGCGACTGGGCGCTGTTCGCCCGCCCGAGTATGCCGACGAACTGGACCTACAGGGGGTCCGAGCCGCTGGGCTTCGAGCGCCGGACCCGGACGGTCGGGAACGGAACCGCCGGCGAGTGGCTCGTCTACCTCGGCGAGTACGAGGAGTACGGCAGGGAGGCCAACGGCCAGCGGTTCCAGCTGATCGTCCCCGCGGCGGCGGACCTGGCGACCGACCGCGAGGCGGTCCTCGACTCGCTCGCGAGAGCCTCGGACGACTTCCGCGTCGGCGACCGGGACGACGAGGTGTTCGTCGTGGCCGCGCCGACGGGCCGCGTCGGCTGGGGCGTCCGCGGCGCCCAGACCGGCGACGCAGACATGTGGGTCCGAGACGTACAGCGCCTCGACACCGCCGACAACGTCTGGCTCCACGAGTACGTCCACACCCGCCAGCGGTTCCGGTCGACCTCCGAGACGGTGTGGCTCAACGAGGGAACGGCGACCTACTACGGCGCGCTGCTGAGCCTGGAGCAGGGCCTGATCGGCTTCGAGGCGTTCGCGGACATGCTCGCCGACGGCGAGCACGCCACCTACGAGGAGGTCGTCCTGTCGAACTCGTCGACCTGGGTCGGGCACGCCAACTACGAGCGGGGCGCGCTGATCGCCGGCCGCCTGGACCTCGCGATCAGGCGTGCGACCGGCGGCGAGCGGAGCCTTCAGGACGCCGTCAGGCAGAGCAACACCCGCAACGACCGGCTGACGCAATCGGCCCTGCTCGCGACGCTCGGCGAGACCGGCGGCGACCGGGCGACGGACGCCGGTCGGCGGTACACGGAGCGGACCGCGACGGCGACCATGTGGAACGCCTCGACCCACAGCGCGGCCTTCGGCGAGGTGCCCGCCCGGATCGACTACTCCCTCCCGGACCCGACCCACTTCAACAGCTTCGGGGTCGACGGACCGTACCGGGTGGGATCCGTCGGGGGGAGCGAGCCGATCCGACTCGTGCCCGGCGAGTCGCTCACCGTCCGCGCTCGGGTGAACAACTCCGGCGGAGCTGCCGGCGATTACGCGGTGCCGCTGACCGTCGACGGCACGGTGGTCGAACGGGCCTACGGCACCGTCGAGGCGGGCGAGTCCACGACCGCGCAGCTGAACCACACGTTCGACGATCCCGGCCGCTACGAGGTCGGCGTCGACGAGGACGCCGTGACAGTCGTGGTCGAACAGCCGGCGACCGCCGCGGTGACCGGGCTGCGAGTGGATCGCACCACGATCCGGCAGGGCGGGCGGATCACCGCCACGGCGACCGTCGCGAACGACGCCGACCGGCCCGGGCGCGCCACGGTCAACTTCACGCGTGGCTCCGAGGTCGTCGAGCGTCGGACCGTCCAGCTCCCGTCGGGCACGACCGGGGAGGTGCAGGCGGAGATCGCCCTCCCCGAGGCCGGGACGGTCTCCGTCGGCGCGGAGAACGCCGGCTCCACCGAGATACGGGTCGAACCGGTCCACGAGGGCGTGAACGGCAGCGACGGGACGCCGGCGGCGACGCCGGACGCGGAAACGACGGCGGCCGATCCGTCAGCGACGACCACGCCGGGCGAGTCCACCGACGGGAGCGGCGCCGGCTTCGGTGCCGTCGCGCTCGCCGCGGCAGTCGCGCTCGCGCTCCTGGGTCGCCGGCTGTGA